The following are encoded together in the Salinibacter grassmerensis genome:
- the meaB gene encoding methylmalonyl Co-A mutase-associated GTPase MeaB encodes MAPLNPNLQDQSRPSRPDARSATDYVTGILDEDRVMLSQAITLLESTRPDHRDTARTVVEECLPHSGDSIRVAVTGVPGVGKSTFIEALGQRLVAEGHRLAVLTVDPSSERSKGSILGDKTRMGALASDEDAFIRPSPTAGALGGVAPRTREAILLCEAAGYDTVFVETVGVGQSEISVRSMVDFFLLLALAGAGDELQGIKRGIVEVADAIAVTKADGDNREPAKAARAEYEKALRLLSDPDSGWEPPVLTCSSQTGAGLEDVWDAVERYRTHAQETGFFEEQRRRQAQHWMEQAIEQRLHEEFFSDPDVQAAQENVEAAVRDGRLSSLAAAERLLSVHRDSTG; translated from the coding sequence GTGGCCCCCCTCAATCCCAACCTCCAGGACCAGTCCCGGCCGTCTCGTCCGGATGCGCGGTCGGCCACCGACTACGTGACCGGCATTCTCGACGAAGACCGGGTGATGCTGAGCCAGGCCATCACCCTCCTCGAGAGCACCCGCCCGGACCACCGCGACACCGCCCGGACGGTCGTGGAGGAATGCCTCCCCCACAGTGGCGACTCGATTCGGGTGGCCGTCACGGGCGTTCCCGGCGTCGGCAAGAGCACGTTCATCGAGGCCCTCGGGCAGCGGCTCGTGGCGGAGGGCCACCGCCTCGCCGTCTTGACGGTCGACCCCAGCAGCGAGCGGTCGAAGGGGAGCATTCTCGGGGACAAGACCCGGATGGGAGCCCTGGCCTCCGACGAAGACGCCTTTATTCGCCCGTCCCCTACCGCGGGCGCCCTGGGGGGCGTGGCGCCCCGAACCCGCGAGGCCATTCTGTTGTGCGAGGCGGCCGGGTACGACACGGTGTTCGTGGAGACGGTGGGGGTCGGCCAATCGGAGATCAGTGTGCGCTCGATGGTCGACTTTTTCCTTCTCCTCGCCCTGGCCGGCGCCGGGGACGAGTTGCAGGGCATCAAGCGAGGCATCGTAGAGGTCGCCGACGCCATCGCCGTCACGAAGGCGGACGGGGACAACCGCGAACCCGCCAAGGCGGCCCGCGCGGAGTACGAAAAGGCGCTGCGCCTCCTGTCGGACCCCGACTCCGGGTGGGAGCCTCCTGTGCTCACGTGTTCGTCGCAGACCGGTGCGGGCCTCGAGGACGTGTGGGACGCCGTGGAGCGCTACCGCACCCATGCTCAGGAGACCGGCTTCTTTGAGGAGCAGCGCCGCCGACAGGCGCAGCACTGGATGGAGCAGGCCATCGAGCAGCGGCTGCACGAGGAGTTCTTCTCCGACCCCGACGTCCAGGCGGCACAGGAAAACGTGGAGGCGGCGGTTCGGGACGGACGCCTCAGTTCTCTGGCCGCCGCCGAGCGACTCCTGTCCGTCCACCGCGACTCGACGGGTTGA
- a CDS encoding glutamine--tRNA ligase/YqeY domain fusion protein translates to MTTSDPSAERPRDNFVYDIIDEDLEQGTYGDRVVTRFPPEPNGYLHIGHAKSIVLNFGIKHDYADRADTRCHLRFDDTNPDTESTEYVESIKEAVRWLGYDWEEHEYHASDYFEQFYQYAVTLIEQGDAYVDSLSEEEIREYRGTVDEPGTPSPYRDRSVEENLELFRRMKAGEFDDGEHVLRAKIDMSSPHMIMRDPLLFRIKHAHHYRRGDEWCLYPMYDYAHPLEDTIEDITHSLCTLEFDNNRRVYDWVMEHCLDEDDIPSRPRQYEFNRLNLGYTVMSKTKLRHLIEDDLVGGWDDPRLPTISGLRRRGVPPSAIRSFCRKVGVTRSQSRVQIGHFEHALRDDLNSKAPRVMAVLDPLKVVATNVEADTVDWIDANHWPRDIDKDATRPVPFTREFYIERDDFREDPPEDFIRLAPGREVRLRHAYFFTCEEVVRDEDGVVTELRGTIDPDTRDSTAPDGRSPDGTLHWVSAAHGVPFEARLYDRLFGVPDPDARDEHFTEFLNPDSLNVRQGVLEPAVRDLEADRRVQFERQGYFWPDPEASRPDALVYNQIVPLRDTWGGDEDGLTQEELERRRRAKEQRKQEQRQRSLEGKTDPAEYLDDAQQDRFDRFHDELGIDREDAATIAGDDSLAGFFERALEHYDAPVPVANWTVNELLGRLQDQTAADLPFGPGAFAELVRLVDTEIISTRGGDEVLDELLEGGGTPEHIVDDRGLRQVDDSEALHPTVQSVLNDHPDEVARYREGKKGLIGFFMGQVMDATDGAASPELARELLQEELDSSE, encoded by the coding sequence GTGACCACGTCGGACCCTTCGGCCGAGCGCCCGCGCGACAACTTCGTTTACGACATCATCGACGAGGACCTCGAACAGGGGACCTATGGCGACCGGGTCGTTACTCGGTTCCCCCCCGAGCCGAACGGGTATCTCCACATCGGACACGCGAAGTCCATCGTCCTCAACTTTGGCATCAAGCACGATTACGCCGACCGGGCCGATACCCGCTGTCACCTGCGGTTCGACGACACAAACCCCGATACCGAAAGCACCGAGTACGTCGAGTCCATCAAGGAGGCAGTGCGGTGGTTGGGATACGACTGGGAGGAGCACGAATACCACGCGTCCGACTACTTCGAGCAGTTCTACCAGTACGCGGTGACGCTCATCGAGCAGGGCGACGCGTACGTCGACAGCCTCAGCGAGGAAGAGATCCGCGAGTACCGCGGGACGGTGGACGAGCCCGGAACCCCCTCCCCGTACCGCGACCGGTCCGTCGAGGAGAACCTGGAGCTGTTCCGCAGAATGAAGGCGGGCGAGTTCGACGACGGCGAGCACGTGCTGCGGGCGAAGATCGACATGAGCTCGCCGCACATGATCATGCGGGACCCCCTTCTCTTCCGCATCAAACACGCCCATCACTACCGTCGGGGAGACGAGTGGTGCCTCTACCCGATGTACGATTACGCCCACCCGCTGGAGGATACCATCGAGGACATCACCCACTCCCTCTGTACGTTGGAGTTCGACAACAACCGACGCGTGTACGACTGGGTCATGGAGCACTGCCTGGACGAGGACGACATCCCATCCCGCCCCCGCCAGTACGAGTTCAACCGGCTGAACCTCGGCTACACGGTGATGAGCAAAACGAAGCTCCGTCACCTGATTGAGGACGACCTTGTGGGTGGGTGGGACGACCCGCGCCTTCCCACGATCTCGGGACTTCGCCGCCGTGGCGTGCCCCCGAGCGCCATCCGTTCGTTCTGCCGAAAGGTGGGCGTGACCCGGTCGCAGAGCCGTGTCCAGATCGGCCACTTCGAGCACGCGCTCCGCGACGACCTGAACTCGAAGGCTCCCCGGGTCATGGCCGTCCTCGACCCGCTGAAGGTGGTGGCCACCAACGTGGAGGCGGACACGGTCGACTGGATCGATGCGAACCACTGGCCGCGCGACATCGACAAGGACGCGACGCGACCGGTGCCCTTCACCCGCGAGTTTTACATCGAGCGGGACGACTTCCGTGAAGACCCGCCCGAGGACTTTATCCGGCTCGCCCCGGGTCGCGAGGTGCGCCTGCGCCACGCCTACTTCTTTACCTGTGAAGAGGTCGTGCGGGACGAGGACGGCGTCGTGACGGAGCTCCGCGGCACCATCGACCCCGACACGCGGGACAGCACCGCCCCGGATGGGCGCTCACCGGACGGGACGCTGCACTGGGTCTCCGCCGCCCACGGCGTTCCGTTCGAGGCGCGGCTCTACGACCGCCTGTTCGGGGTGCCCGACCCCGACGCCCGCGACGAGCATTTCACCGAGTTTCTCAACCCGGACTCGCTCAATGTCCGACAGGGCGTTTTAGAGCCCGCCGTGCGCGACCTGGAGGCCGACCGGCGGGTGCAGTTTGAGCGGCAGGGCTACTTCTGGCCCGACCCGGAGGCATCCCGCCCCGACGCGCTCGTGTACAATCAAATCGTGCCCCTCCGCGACACGTGGGGTGGGGACGAGGACGGGCTCACCCAGGAGGAGCTGGAGCGGCGACGGCGGGCAAAGGAGCAGCGCAAACAAGAACAGAGGCAGCGCTCGCTCGAAGGCAAAACCGACCCCGCCGAATACCTTGACGATGCCCAGCAGGACCGGTTTGACCGGTTCCATGACGAGCTGGGCATCGACCGGGAAGACGCCGCCACCATCGCAGGGGACGATTCGCTGGCGGGCTTTTTCGAGCGGGCGCTGGAGCACTACGACGCCCCGGTGCCCGTCGCCAATTGGACCGTCAACGAGCTCCTCGGTCGGTTACAAGACCAGACGGCGGCGGACCTTCCATTCGGGCCGGGCGCGTTCGCGGAGCTGGTGCGGCTCGTGGATACGGAGATCATCTCCACCCGCGGGGGCGACGAGGTCCTGGACGAACTTCTCGAAGGAGGTGGCACCCCCGAACACATCGTGGATGACCGAGGCCTGCGCCAAGTAGACGACTCTGAGGCCTTGCACCCCACCGTCCAATCCGTTCTCAACGACCACCCCGATGAAGTGGCCCGGTACCGAGAGGGCAAGAAAGGCCTGATTGGCTTCTTCATGGGGCAGGTGATGGACGCCACCGATGGCGCCGCCAGCCCCGAGCTCGCCCGCGAGCTTCTGCAAGAAGAACTTGACTCCTCAGAATAA
- the gltX gene encoding glutamate--tRNA ligase — MASDASVRVRFAPSPTGRLHIGGLRTALYNYLFARKHDGDFVLRIEDTDQARYEPGAEDDIRKALAWTGLEHDEGPEQGGDYAPYRQSERSEHYHEYAQKLIEAGRAYYAFDTEEELEELREAHGAYDGSTRQQMRNSLTLPDEKVEQLISESEDYVIRLKVPRQESVQVEDEIRGTVSFDTSEIDDQVLVKSDGMPTYHLANIVDDHLMDISHVIRGEEWLSSTPKHVLMYDALGWEPPAFAHLPLILSPNGGKLSKRDANELGIPVYVMDYREAGYESAALLNFLALLGWSPGTEEELFSLDETVEAFSLDRVGASGVQFDLDKLRWVNEHYVRDLSVDALAEKARPHVEAAGYDVSDDRLRTICGLVQDRIQVVPEIVTENRYFFEDPEEYEEAGVEKRWKDESADLLLAYADRLEAVDPFDTDTVETELRDLSDEKDVGAGAIIHPSRLAVSGRSYGPGVFGLLAAVGKKACIRRMHRAAETLG, encoded by the coding sequence ATGGCTTCCGACGCTTCTGTTCGTGTCCGTTTCGCACCAAGCCCAACCGGCCGCCTCCACATCGGTGGGCTGCGAACGGCGCTGTACAATTATCTCTTTGCTCGCAAGCACGATGGCGACTTCGTGCTGCGCATTGAGGACACCGACCAGGCCCGCTATGAACCAGGGGCTGAAGACGACATTCGGAAGGCCCTCGCATGGACGGGGTTGGAGCACGATGAGGGACCCGAGCAGGGCGGCGACTATGCCCCGTATCGGCAGTCCGAACGCTCGGAGCACTACCACGAGTACGCCCAGAAGCTCATTGAGGCTGGGCGAGCGTACTACGCATTCGACACGGAAGAGGAGCTCGAGGAGTTGCGGGAGGCGCACGGCGCGTACGACGGATCGACGCGCCAACAGATGCGGAACTCGCTGACCCTGCCCGACGAAAAGGTCGAGCAGCTTATCAGCGAGAGCGAAGATTACGTCATTCGGCTTAAGGTCCCGCGTCAGGAGTCGGTACAGGTCGAGGACGAAATTCGGGGCACCGTGTCGTTCGACACCTCAGAGATCGACGACCAGGTCCTGGTGAAGTCCGACGGCATGCCCACCTACCACCTGGCCAACATTGTCGATGACCACCTCATGGACATCTCGCACGTGATCCGGGGCGAGGAGTGGCTCTCGTCGACCCCGAAGCACGTGCTCATGTATGATGCGCTGGGGTGGGAACCGCCCGCTTTCGCGCACCTGCCGCTGATTCTGAGCCCGAATGGCGGGAAGCTCTCGAAGCGGGACGCCAATGAGCTAGGCATTCCGGTCTACGTCATGGACTACCGGGAGGCCGGCTACGAGTCAGCGGCGCTCCTCAATTTCCTCGCGCTCCTGGGCTGGAGTCCTGGGACGGAGGAGGAGCTCTTCTCCCTGGACGAGACGGTGGAGGCATTTAGTCTCGATCGTGTGGGGGCCAGCGGCGTGCAGTTCGACCTCGACAAGCTGCGCTGGGTCAACGAGCACTACGTCCGCGACCTCTCAGTCGACGCACTTGCGGAGAAGGCCCGTCCCCACGTCGAGGCGGCCGGCTACGACGTGAGCGACGACCGTCTCCGAACCATTTGCGGGCTGGTGCAAGATCGCATCCAGGTGGTGCCGGAGATCGTCACCGAGAACCGCTACTTCTTCGAGGACCCGGAGGAGTACGAAGAGGCGGGCGTGGAAAAGCGGTGGAAGGACGAGTCCGCCGACCTCTTGCTCGCCTACGCCGATCGGCTGGAGGCGGTCGATCCCTTCGACACGGATACGGTGGAGACCGAGCTCCGCGACCTATCCGACGAGAAAGACGTGGGGGCCGGCGCCATTATTCACCCGTCCCGCCTTGCCGTGAGCGGCCGGTCGTACGGACCGGGCGTGTTCGGCCTGCTCGCCGCGGTGGGGAAGAAGGCCTGCATTCGCCGGATGCACCGGGCGGCCGAGACGCTTGGATAG
- a CDS encoding peptidylprolyl isomerase gives MLPLPHSPMIRLGYTLGVLLLAVLGVACSSSPKTTEPPPSAPPSDDTVVAHYADTTLTLAELDSAFIDAAGGPSAAADSSLQAYRDFLDRYLHFRLKVRAAYDAGLDTLPRVRREVHDYRQERARPQLLREEVYEPLARTLYERRTQAVDVSHILIRPASSPDTLTAYRTAQAIADSVGQGVPFGDLALRNSDAPAAREEGRRGYRGRLGYVQAGDIAKPFEDRMYALSPGETSDVFRTKFGYHILKVHDRRPAEQPIELAHLLRRPQGDSAATRRLLDSLRTKILDGTLSFAAAAREYSQDPQSASKGGALGEVVPRALPSPLRETVATLDSVGAVSESVQSRFGYHLLKLIDRQQRPSFDEAYSDLKDRLVGRPRAEQRTAALARTVRTEVGASTDTTRLLATARAASADSLARPLLTYADTLSGAAPPAATLGDSVYTIDQMAQHLMQTDGGAQTTLAELIESFLNEKALQYAATRRAQTDPALRQNIEEYRDGTLLFRYMQDSVWAAAARDTAGLRRTYRQNRTKYQFPERVRTLALRAPADSVLRPYATLYGRDSSVTAVLDAAATDSLISTDTAYVTDRSADVYQSVRAAADGEATGPLAQGDEWLFLIRDARLPPRPMQFEEARSRVVQDHQDRLEQRVLRRLRERYDVETFPERLRPPVSDAPTAP, from the coding sequence GTGTTGCCTCTTCCTCACTCCCCTATGATTCGCCTCGGGTACACGCTCGGCGTTCTCCTTCTTGCCGTCCTCGGAGTGGCCTGTAGTAGCAGCCCGAAGACCACCGAGCCCCCCCCCAGCGCCCCGCCCTCCGACGATACGGTCGTCGCTCACTACGCCGACACGACCCTGACGCTGGCCGAGCTGGACTCGGCGTTCATCGACGCCGCGGGTGGCCCCTCGGCCGCGGCCGACAGTTCCCTTCAGGCCTACCGGGACTTTCTCGATCGGTACCTCCACTTTCGCCTAAAGGTGCGCGCCGCCTACGATGCCGGGCTGGACACCCTCCCACGCGTCCGCCGGGAGGTCCACGACTATCGGCAGGAACGGGCCCGGCCCCAGCTCCTGCGGGAGGAGGTCTACGAGCCCCTCGCGCGCACCCTGTACGAGCGCCGGACGCAAGCCGTGGACGTGAGCCACATTCTGATCCGCCCCGCCTCGTCCCCGGACACCCTCACGGCCTACCGCACGGCCCAGGCGATTGCCGACTCGGTCGGGCAGGGCGTGCCGTTCGGCGACCTGGCCCTGCGAAACTCCGACGCCCCCGCAGCCCGGGAGGAGGGCCGTCGCGGCTACCGGGGTCGGCTCGGCTACGTGCAGGCCGGGGACATTGCGAAACCGTTCGAGGACCGCATGTACGCGCTGTCCCCCGGCGAGACGAGCGACGTCTTTCGGACCAAGTTCGGCTACCACATTCTCAAGGTCCACGACCGGCGGCCTGCGGAGCAACCCATCGAGCTGGCCCACCTCCTGCGCCGGCCGCAGGGCGACAGCGCCGCAACTCGCCGTCTGCTCGACTCTCTCCGGACGAAAATTCTAGACGGCACCCTGTCGTTCGCCGCGGCGGCCCGAGAGTACTCTCAGGATCCGCAGTCGGCCTCGAAGGGAGGCGCCCTCGGCGAGGTCGTGCCCCGGGCGCTCCCGTCTCCCCTCCGCGAAACCGTGGCGACACTCGACTCGGTCGGTGCAGTGTCGGAGAGTGTTCAGAGCCGCTTCGGGTATCATCTTCTGAAGCTCATTGATCGGCAGCAGCGCCCCTCCTTCGACGAGGCGTACAGCGACCTGAAGGACCGCCTCGTCGGCCGGCCGCGTGCCGAGCAGCGCACGGCCGCCCTTGCCCGCACCGTCCGCACGGAGGTGGGGGCCAGCACAGACACCACCCGGCTTCTCGCAACCGCTCGTGCCGCCTCGGCCGACTCACTCGCCCGTCCTCTCCTCACGTACGCCGATACCCTGTCGGGCGCTGCGCCCCCGGCAGCCACCCTGGGCGACTCGGTCTACACCATCGACCAGATGGCCCAGCACCTCATGCAGACCGACGGAGGCGCCCAGACGACCCTTGCGGAACTGATCGAGTCCTTTTTGAACGAAAAGGCCCTCCAGTACGCCGCCACGCGCCGGGCTCAGACCGACCCAGCCCTCCGCCAAAATATTGAGGAGTACCGCGACGGAACGCTTCTTTTTCGCTACATGCAGGACTCGGTCTGGGCAGCCGCGGCTCGGGACACGGCCGGCCTGCGGAGAACATACCGGCAAAACCGTACAAAATATCAGTTTCCGGAGCGCGTCCGGACTCTCGCGCTCCGCGCTCCCGCGGACTCGGTGCTCCGTCCCTACGCCACGCTGTACGGGCGGGACTCTTCGGTGACGGCCGTCCTCGATGCGGCCGCGACCGATTCCCTCATCTCCACCGACACCGCGTACGTCACCGACCGCTCCGCGGACGTCTACCAGTCGGTTCGTGCTGCCGCCGACGGGGAGGCCACGGGCCCATTGGCCCAGGGCGACGAGTGGCTGTTCTTGATCCGGGATGCCCGCCTTCCGCCCCGTCCCATGCAGTTCGAGGAGGCCCGAAGCCGCGTCGTACAGGACCACCAGGACCGCCTTGAACAGCGGGTGCTACGTCGTCTGCGGGAGCGATACGACGTGGAGACGTTCCCGGAACGCCTCCGCCCACCAGTCAGTGACGCTCCCACTGCTCCTTGA
- a CDS encoding peptidylprolyl isomerase gives MIFTAPPTTRSRVLLVLLLLGAGLAGCETEAPPDSYVARVGTNYLTEADLDRMLGSMGPVGDSTEARQQAIDQWVTRRLLYREAERLNLGSDDEVQQQLRRQRRAVLVSALRTRLEEKADVRPTAEEVRMYFERHEEQLRLREPYVRIQYLATPDRASAQTVRQALRAPSAPPDTTWARLVAEYATDTTQARRLSRRFVPQSRLARRLPPLADRIQDLQEGDTTPVVQANGRYHVLRLDRRLPEGAPPKIDWIEPEIRRRLRIRTRKQIHATEVQRLRNRAQADGALERP, from the coding sequence ATGATCTTCACCGCTCCCCCCACCACGCGTTCCCGCGTCCTCCTTGTGCTTCTTCTTTTGGGCGCAGGGCTTGCCGGATGCGAGACAGAGGCCCCGCCCGACTCTTACGTGGCCCGTGTGGGGACAAACTACCTGACTGAGGCCGACCTGGACCGGATGCTCGGTAGCATGGGCCCTGTTGGCGACTCCACCGAGGCCCGGCAACAGGCGATCGACCAATGGGTGACCCGCAGGCTTCTGTACCGGGAAGCCGAACGGCTGAATCTCGGCTCCGACGACGAGGTTCAACAGCAGTTGCGGCGCCAGCGGCGCGCCGTTCTCGTATCGGCCCTGCGCACTCGGCTCGAAGAGAAGGCCGACGTGCGTCCCACGGCGGAAGAAGTGCGCATGTATTTTGAGCGCCACGAGGAGCAGCTGCGCCTCCGGGAGCCGTACGTGCGCATCCAGTACCTAGCCACCCCGGACCGTGCGTCGGCCCAAACCGTCCGACAGGCACTGCGCGCACCCTCTGCTCCCCCCGATACCACCTGGGCCCGTCTCGTTGCGGAGTACGCCACGGACACGACCCAGGCCCGCCGGTTGTCTCGCCGCTTCGTCCCTCAGAGTCGACTTGCCCGGCGGCTGCCTCCCCTCGCGGACCGAATTCAGGATCTTCAGGAGGGAGACACCACTCCGGTCGTCCAGGCCAACGGGCGCTACCACGTGCTCCGCCTCGACCGCCGGCTTCCGGAGGGCGCGCCGCCAAAGATCGACTGGATTGAGCCCGAAATCCGCCGCCGCCTCCGAATCCGCACCCGGAAACAGATCCACGCAACCGAGGTTCAACGCCTGCGCAACAGAGCCCAGGCCGACGGGGCCCTCGAACGGCCGTAG
- a CDS encoding peptidylprolyl isomerase, giving the protein MRHVCRVFSSSFQCGGGVLLGAVLLLASFAPAHGQNTQVVDRIAAVVGDEIVLKSEVDQLVRRQTQRQNASYSNTLWMEALRQLVDQKLLAEEARRDTTITVSDQQLSDQLDRRINQYVKRAGSEERLEQAYGKSILEIKEQFREDLRGQILSQQLRRRHMQGIDITPSEVRQWFERIPQDSLPQLPKTVRLSHIVRYPKPTEESRQQAKSLIASVRDSIVNGGASLEAMARQFSAPDAAGTASGALTNVNLDDLVPEFAAVASRTPVGTVSQPFYNESQNGFHILRIDSKDGSAVDLHHVLIKPDAPTGERAKEYLSAVRDTLLSDEDVPFERMARRHSEEDRTAQNGGRVTDPESDTRDLVLDALGPSWTRTIRTLDPGEISEPSRVQLLNGDEAYHIVRLERRVPAHRASLETDYARIRQLALQDKRSRKMREWTDQLREKIYVDIRITESELTAMRRR; this is encoded by the coding sequence ATGCGTCACGTGTGCCGCGTTTTCTCATCTTCTTTCCAATGTGGTGGAGGCGTACTGCTTGGGGCCGTTCTGCTCCTCGCAAGCTTCGCCCCCGCCCATGGCCAGAATACACAGGTAGTGGACCGCATCGCCGCCGTCGTGGGGGATGAGATTGTCCTGAAGTCCGAGGTTGACCAGCTCGTCCGCCGTCAAACCCAGCGGCAAAATGCCTCCTACTCCAACACCCTTTGGATGGAGGCCCTTCGGCAACTGGTCGACCAGAAGCTCCTGGCCGAAGAGGCACGGCGCGACACGACCATCACGGTCTCGGACCAGCAACTGAGCGATCAACTCGACCGCCGGATCAACCAGTACGTCAAGCGCGCCGGGAGCGAGGAGCGCCTGGAGCAGGCGTACGGCAAGAGCATCCTCGAAATCAAAGAACAGTTCCGGGAGGACCTTCGGGGCCAAATTTTGTCCCAGCAGCTGCGGCGGCGGCACATGCAGGGCATCGACATCACGCCCAGCGAGGTTCGCCAGTGGTTTGAGAGAATCCCGCAGGACTCACTGCCCCAGCTTCCCAAGACCGTTCGCCTCTCCCACATCGTCCGGTACCCGAAGCCAACGGAGGAGTCTCGTCAGCAGGCGAAGTCGCTGATTGCCTCCGTTCGGGACTCGATCGTCAACGGTGGAGCCTCCCTGGAGGCCATGGCTCGCCAGTTTTCCGCGCCGGACGCCGCCGGCACTGCATCCGGCGCCCTTACCAACGTAAATCTCGACGACCTCGTCCCCGAGTTTGCCGCGGTGGCGTCCCGGACCCCCGTCGGCACGGTGTCACAGCCCTTCTACAACGAGAGTCAAAATGGCTTCCATATTCTCCGGATCGACTCCAAAGACGGAAGCGCCGTGGATCTCCACCACGTGCTCATCAAGCCCGATGCCCCCACCGGTGAGCGTGCGAAGGAGTACCTGAGCGCCGTGCGCGACACCCTTCTCAGCGATGAGGACGTCCCCTTCGAGCGCATGGCACGGCGGCACTCCGAGGAGGACCGGACGGCCCAAAACGGCGGCCGCGTGACCGATCCGGAGTCCGACACGCGCGACTTGGTCCTAGATGCCCTCGGGCCCTCTTGGACCCGGACGATTCGGACCCTGGACCCTGGAGAGATCAGTGAGCCGTCTCGCGTGCAGCTGCTAAACGGCGACGAGGCCTACCACATCGTCCGCCTTGAGCGCCGCGTGCCCGCCCACCGCGCCAGTCTCGAGACCGACTACGCGCGCATCCGTCAGCTTGCCCTCCAGGACAAGCGCAGCCGAAAGATGCGGGAATGGACCGATCAACTCCGGGAGAAAATCTACGTGGACATTCGCATCACGGAGTCGGAGCTGACGGCCATGCGCCGTCGTTAA
- a CDS encoding AAA family ATPase encodes MPPSSSSPPQDPETLDELSTAYDGLRQEIGKVIVGQEDIIEMVVVCLMARGHTLLIGVPGLAKTLLVRTLAGALDLDFSRIQFTPDLMPSDITGTEIIQETRDGRHFEFAAGPVFANVILADEINRTPPKTQAALLEAMQEQHVTAAGETHTLDDPFFVLATQNPIEQEGTYPLPEAQLDRFMLNLWLDYPSFDEETEVVRSTTAGPQSEVSPVMSADELQSYQEFVRQIPVADNVIEYAVQLVTHTRPDSGEAPEFIQDYLSYGAGPRASQYLVLGAKTLSALDGRMTPVEDDVRRMAVPVLRHRIVPSFNAEADNVSSVDLIDQLLDEM; translated from the coding sequence ATGCCTCCTTCCTCGTCCTCCCCTCCGCAGGACCCCGAGACGCTCGACGAGCTCAGCACGGCCTACGACGGCCTCCGACAGGAGATTGGCAAGGTCATCGTGGGGCAGGAAGACATTATCGAGATGGTGGTAGTCTGCCTCATGGCCCGCGGGCACACGCTTCTAATCGGGGTGCCCGGCCTCGCCAAGACCCTTCTCGTGCGCACCCTCGCCGGGGCGCTCGACCTGGACTTCAGCCGGATCCAGTTCACCCCCGACCTCATGCCCAGTGACATCACGGGGACGGAGATCATTCAGGAAACGCGCGACGGGCGTCACTTCGAGTTCGCGGCCGGGCCTGTCTTCGCAAACGTCATCCTCGCGGACGAGATCAACCGCACGCCCCCCAAAACCCAGGCGGCGCTCCTGGAGGCCATGCAGGAGCAGCACGTTACCGCCGCGGGCGAGACCCACACGCTGGACGATCCGTTTTTCGTCCTCGCCACGCAAAACCCCATTGAACAGGAGGGCACCTATCCCCTCCCCGAGGCTCAGCTGGACCGATTCATGCTCAACCTCTGGCTCGACTATCCCTCGTTCGACGAAGAGACCGAGGTCGTTCGCAGCACCACCGCCGGTCCCCAGTCGGAGGTGTCCCCCGTCATGAGTGCCGACGAACTGCAGTCCTACCAGGAGTTTGTTCGGCAAATTCCGGTCGCCGACAACGTCATCGAGTACGCTGTCCAGCTTGTCACCCACACCCGACCCGACTCCGGAGAAGCCCCCGAGTTCATTCAGGATTACTTGAGCTACGGCGCCGGCCCTCGGGCCTCTCAATACTTAGTGCTGGGCGCAAAGACCCTCTCCGCCCTGGACGGACGCATGACCCCGGTGGAGGACGACGTCCGCCGGATGGCCGTTCCCGTTCTGCGACACCGCATCGTTCCGAGCTTCAACGCGGAAGCGGACAACGTGTCGTCGGTCGACCTGATTGATCAGCTTCTCGACGAGATGTAA
- a CDS encoding ferredoxin--NADP reductase → MDASRYSRLTFVERVDFSEELAVFRLRADAPVDFTPGQYATIGLMNDDRDRPLLRPYSVASAPGGTELELFIERVDDGALTPELWDLEQGADVWMRDKIVGRFTLDPDRTHHLMAATVTGVGPYVSIIRDQLQRLRAGALDAPKPMLVLHGASRSWELGTYLDELRTLADQVKWFEYVPTVSRPWEDPDWDGECGRVEDVLRKHLDATSFAPSDSAAYTCGHPKMIDKAQGILQRAGFEEDAIHEEKYFVERNGNG, encoded by the coding sequence ATGGACGCCTCCCGGTACAGCCGGTTGACTTTTGTGGAACGGGTCGACTTCTCCGAAGAGCTTGCGGTGTTTCGTCTTCGTGCCGACGCCCCCGTCGACTTTACGCCGGGGCAGTACGCCACCATCGGGCTGATGAACGACGACCGCGACCGCCCGCTCCTTCGCCCCTACTCGGTCGCCTCGGCCCCCGGAGGCACGGAGCTGGAGCTGTTTATCGAACGAGTGGACGACGGGGCACTCACACCGGAGCTGTGGGACCTCGAACAGGGCGCGGACGTGTGGATGCGGGATAAAATCGTCGGCCGATTCACCTTGGATCCGGACCGCACGCATCATCTCATGGCGGCGACGGTCACCGGCGTGGGGCCCTACGTCAGCATCATTCGGGACCAACTGCAGAGGCTCCGTGCCGGGGCCCTGGATGCACCGAAGCCGATGCTCGTCCTGCACGGGGCGAGTCGGTCCTGGGAACTCGGCACGTACCTCGATGAGCTTCGGACGCTGGCCGATCAGGTGAAGTGGTTCGAGTACGTCCCCACTGTCAGTCGTCCTTGGGAGGACCCGGACTGGGACGGCGAGTGCGGGCGCGTCGAGGACGTCCTGCGGAAGCACCTGGACGCTACTTCATTCGCCCCGTCCGACAGCGCCGCCTACACCTGTGGGCATCCGAAAATGATCGATAAGGCCCAGGGCATTCTCCAGCGCGCCGGGTTTGAGGAGGACGCGATCCACGAAGAGAAGTACTTCGTGGAGCGCAACGGGAACGGATAG